The following coding sequences lie in one Leptospira ryugenii genomic window:
- a CDS encoding response regulator transcription factor — MKNILVIEDDPDIGNLIRKSLDSAHYTTSVFENGEDGLKFYKSNHPDLIILDLSLPDIDGMEICRNIRKSDENTPVFILSARTEEIDRIMGLELGADDYITKPFSVRELKTRVDVFFRRWDKKIGIKPNVGQTGEILRGALKIDSIRRRVTLNENIINISRKEFDILQLLAGSPGKVFSREMILESVWGVEWDGFERMIDSHIKRIRSKLEKNSAQPEWIETIWGIGYRFTDNYENIVVPD, encoded by the coding sequence ATGAAAAATATATTGGTAATTGAGGACGATCCGGATATCGGGAATCTGATCCGAAAGTCTTTGGACTCAGCACACTATACTACTTCCGTATTCGAAAATGGAGAGGATGGATTGAAGTTCTATAAATCCAACCACCCTGACCTCATCATCTTGGACCTTTCCCTGCCAGATATAGATGGCATGGAGATCTGTCGAAATATCCGCAAATCAGACGAAAACACCCCTGTTTTCATTCTTTCTGCACGGACGGAAGAAATAGACCGCATCATGGGTCTTGAGTTAGGTGCTGATGATTACATTACCAAACCATTTTCTGTCAGAGAGTTGAAAACACGAGTCGATGTTTTCTTTCGCCGATGGGATAAAAAAATAGGGATCAAACCAAATGTTGGGCAAACGGGTGAAATTTTGAGGGGAGCCTTAAAAATTGACTCCATTCGCAGACGCGTAACATTAAATGAGAATATTATCAATATCTCAAGAAAAGAATTTGATATTTTACAGTTATTAGCTGGCTCTCCAGGAAAAGTTTTTTCTAGAGAGATGATTTTGGAATCCGTTTGGGGTGTTGAATGGGATGGCTTTGAGAGAATGATCGATAGCCACATCAAACGCATACGTTCCAAACTGGAAAAAAACTCAGCTCAACCAGAATGGATTGAAACCATTTGGGGGATTGGCTATCGATTTACCGATAATTATGAAAACATAGTAGTACCAGATTGA
- a CDS encoding DUF4279 domain-containing protein: METRREPKSWAMLAIFGPKVKPAEITAKLGMQADYFHDSDIKDIDDRSLEPHWQINSTLSPEEGLNEHIWQLLKRIGPVRSQFKELSSVHTACLYASVEFASMGSKGILLEKRVMLLLGELGLQLEILPWLSEQSSASS, translated from the coding sequence ATGGAAACACGGAGAGAACCAAAATCCTGGGCAATGTTAGCTATTTTCGGACCGAAAGTAAAACCAGCCGAAATTACAGCCAAATTGGGAATGCAGGCAGACTATTTCCATGATTCTGACATAAAAGACATAGATGATCGGTCTCTAGAACCACATTGGCAGATCAATTCAACATTGAGTCCAGAAGAGGGACTGAATGAACATATATGGCAACTCTTAAAGCGAATCGGGCCTGTCAGGAGCCAGTTCAAAGAACTTTCTTCGGTACATACTGCATGTCTCTATGCTTCTGTCGAATTTGCAAGCATGGGAAGCAAGGGCATCCTTTTAGAGAAAAGAGTTATGCTTCTGTTAGGCGAGCTAGGCCTGCAGCTGGAGATCCTTCCATGGCTTTCAGAACAGTCATCTGCTTCTTCCTAA
- a CDS encoding amino acid--tRNA ligase-related protein → MKSLKKETLILRSKFLDTTRSFLKDHGFLEIDTPIYKPVVGMEPYLDPFQVASPSRKEKGYLITSPEYSLKQALSTGLDRIYEITHTFRSGEEGSPIHSPEFLMLELYARSWDDIKLRHFCKQYFQHLGHMFQTSQMETLARSLPIFADLQTEPYYREWKVEDLFLQHTGRGFQKRELVQTITQHSLTNSPLVDLDSWPYEDLFFLVFLNKIEPNLDLGIVFLYDYPEECAALSRVIEGRAKRFEIYWNRIELANAFWELRDPKEQRKRFVAEQRLREQLGKEVFPLDGDFLQVLDSGDFPDCSGISFGLDRIFMLLLGESSLHTLSPYAQSELGA, encoded by the coding sequence ATGAAATCTTTAAAAAAAGAAACCTTAATTTTAAGATCCAAATTCTTGGACACCACCAGATCCTTTTTAAAAGACCATGGTTTCTTGGAAATCGATACCCCGATTTACAAACCTGTGGTGGGTATGGAACCCTATCTAGATCCTTTCCAAGTTGCATCGCCTAGCAGAAAGGAGAAGGGCTATTTGATTACGTCTCCCGAATACTCTCTCAAACAAGCCTTGTCCACCGGCTTAGATCGTATCTATGAAATCACACATACCTTTCGCTCGGGAGAAGAAGGAAGTCCAATCCACTCCCCAGAATTTCTGATGTTAGAGTTGTATGCAAGGTCTTGGGATGATATTAAACTTAGGCACTTTTGTAAACAGTACTTCCAACACTTAGGACACATGTTCCAAACAAGCCAAATGGAAACTCTGGCTCGTTCTCTCCCTATTTTTGCTGACCTACAAACAGAGCCTTATTACCGAGAATGGAAAGTCGAAGATCTCTTTTTGCAACATACAGGAAGAGGATTCCAAAAGCGAGAATTGGTCCAAACCATTACACAGCATTCTCTTACCAATAGCCCTTTGGTGGACTTGGATTCATGGCCATATGAAGATCTATTTTTCCTCGTTTTTTTAAATAAGATAGAACCCAATTTAGATCTAGGGATTGTCTTTCTTTATGACTACCCGGAAGAATGTGCTGCACTCTCTAGGGTGATAGAGGGAAGAGCAAAACGTTTTGAAATCTATTGGAATCGCATTGAATTGGCAAATGCGTTTTGGGAACTACGAGACCCGAAGGAACAGAGAAAACGCTTTGTCGCCGAACAAAGACTGAGAGAACAATTAGGTAAGGAAGTCTTCCCCTTAGATGGAGACTTTTTGCAGGTACTAGACTCTGGCGACTTCCCAGATTGTTCCGGAATTTCATTTGGATTGGATCGCATCTTTATGTTGCTCTTGGGTGAAAGTTCATTGCATACGCTTAGCCCATACGCCCAATCCGAGCTGGGAGCTTAG
- a CDS encoding DUF6935 domain-containing protein, whose translation MKLKTFLILLLFSTGALWSQNLSPRPEVSFPQVPGSITEFETLQTQLGTSPEGAVALMVLAIHLYGKDSQLGNQAIITAILKKNRQKSSKPTAYKGEDLGNGDRYLIGQLDKYKMLATGYFKGAEPGNGYTASTPLTVETFTNPYSGDEASGKIKLFVATKGASSYRPVTVEKESDGIWRAKEFSSLCVGMMPPK comes from the coding sequence ATGAAACTGAAGACCTTTCTTATCCTTCTTTTGTTTTCCACTGGCGCCCTTTGGTCCCAAAACTTGAGCCCAAGGCCCGAGGTGAGCTTTCCCCAAGTTCCAGGGAGTATCACCGAATTTGAGACCTTACAAACGCAGTTGGGTACGAGCCCGGAAGGGGCCGTCGCTCTTATGGTACTTGCGATCCACCTTTATGGCAAAGACAGCCAATTGGGAAACCAAGCCATCATCACTGCCATCCTTAAAAAAAACCGACAAAAATCCTCCAAACCAACTGCCTATAAGGGAGAAGATTTAGGGAATGGGGATCGCTATTTGATCGGACAATTAGATAAGTACAAGATGTTGGCCACAGGCTATTTTAAAGGTGCAGAGCCTGGAAATGGTTACACAGCCTCCACGCCACTCACTGTGGAAACCTTTACCAACCCATACTCTGGGGATGAGGCATCGGGAAAAATCAAACTCTTCGTTGCAACTAAAGGGGCTTCGAGCTATAGACCTGTCACCGTTGAAAAAGAATCGGATGGGATTTGGAGAGCCAAGGAGTTTAGCTCTCTCTGTGTGGGCATGATGCCTCCCAAATGA
- a CDS encoding SDR family NAD(P)-dependent oxidoreductase has product MKDPWDNRVVLITGASSGIGEALLRQLAKSNSTIIAIARRAEQISLPEGAKAQLISLSVDLRDEASILTAIQEIKTKVKQIDVIFNNAGITAHGRFDEIQIKVYHETFATNFFGPILLIQGLLPELKRGKGMVVTTSTVSALYGIPGRAPYSASKAALHAAMEAMRIELREEEIGVALVCVPYTKTALRTSGLGPDGKILDEAQANRPLMSPEEVAEALVQIARKKNSRLVTIDKTGFFVKWMRNLSPSFLEKTLFRKLYHDFH; this is encoded by the coding sequence ATGAAAGACCCATGGGACAATAGGGTGGTGCTCATCACGGGGGCTTCGAGTGGGATCGGTGAGGCTCTCCTCAGGCAACTTGCAAAATCAAATAGTACCATCATTGCCATCGCAAGGCGTGCCGAACAAATCTCTTTACCTGAAGGTGCAAAGGCCCAATTGATCTCTCTCTCTGTTGACCTTCGTGATGAGGCATCGATCCTAACAGCCATCCAAGAAATCAAGACAAAGGTAAAGCAAATTGACGTCATTTTTAATAACGCAGGGATCACTGCACATGGTCGCTTTGATGAAATCCAAATCAAGGTCTACCATGAAACCTTCGCGACAAATTTCTTTGGACCTATCTTACTGATCCAAGGTCTCTTGCCAGAACTAAAGAGAGGAAAAGGGATGGTGGTGACAACATCTACTGTCTCTGCTCTGTATGGAATTCCTGGGCGAGCACCGTATTCTGCATCCAAAGCTGCTCTACATGCAGCCATGGAAGCGATGCGTATAGAATTGCGAGAAGAAGAGATCGGTGTCGCTTTGGTTTGTGTACCATATACAAAAACAGCATTGCGTACATCTGGACTTGGCCCCGATGGAAAGATTCTAGATGAGGCACAAGCCAACCGCCCATTGATGAGCCCTGAAGAAGTAGCTGAGGCTCTCGTCCAGATTGCACGCAAAAAAAATTCTAGATTGGTGACCATTGACAAAACAGGATTCTTTGTTAAGTGGATGAGAAATCTATCACCAAGCTTTTTAGAAAAAACTCTCTTTCGAAAACTTTATCATGACTTTCATTGA
- a CDS encoding DUF1295 domain-containing protein, translating into MAVQILSAVLFTFCFMSLMWFWGKTRNNYGVIDVGWALVIAGILSIITVLGDSSPLAKLIFLSPIWIWAIRLSGYLYWTRIRTNHPEDKRYADFRKDYGDKVHQKFFTNVFLLQGGLALLLIGPAIAMESWYLVSIQDFTIGVYLGWAFFWIGVIGEALADQQLHSFISVPANKGKVCNVGLWRYTRHPNYFFEWFLWLGIALIPFRGPAQWMTFVSPLVMFILLRFISGVPFAERYSLKSKGDLFVAYQKTTNAFFPWFPKK; encoded by the coding sequence TTGGCAGTACAAATCCTTTCTGCGGTTTTATTTACCTTCTGTTTCATGAGCCTCATGTGGTTCTGGGGCAAAACTAGAAATAATTATGGTGTGATCGATGTAGGATGGGCCCTGGTGATTGCAGGCATACTATCTATCATCACTGTTTTGGGTGACAGTTCACCTTTAGCGAAACTTATTTTCCTAAGTCCCATTTGGATCTGGGCCATCCGACTGTCTGGGTATTTATATTGGACACGCATCCGGACAAACCATCCTGAAGACAAACGATACGCTGATTTTAGAAAAGACTACGGTGACAAAGTGCACCAAAAATTCTTTACAAATGTTTTTCTTTTACAGGGCGGGCTTGCTCTGCTTTTAATTGGCCCTGCGATTGCTATGGAGTCTTGGTATCTTGTATCGATACAAGACTTCACCATCGGAGTGTATTTAGGTTGGGCTTTCTTTTGGATTGGTGTTATCGGAGAGGCTTTGGCTGACCAACAGCTGCATTCCTTTATTAGTGTGCCCGCTAACAAAGGGAAGGTGTGTAATGTCGGATTATGGCGATACACACGACACCCAAATTATTTCTTTGAATGGTTTCTTTGGTTGGGGATAGCTCTGATACCGTTCCGAGGACCTGCACAGTGGATGACATTTGTAAGTCCTCTCGTGATGTTTATTTTGCTTCGTTTTATTTCCGGTGTGCCCTTTGCAGAGAGATATTCTCTAAAATCAAAAGGAGATCTTTTTGTAGCATACCAAAAAACAACAAACGCATTTTTCCCTTGGTTTCCAAAAAAATAA
- a CDS encoding SAM-dependent methyltransferase, translating into MSITSLLEKDIFPDWLIRFRIRQLLELRIKQETKPNAELQLSHKIDYVKNLKNSPIATHTKDANEQHYEVPSEFFQYVMGPRMKYSSGYWPKADTSFAESEEAMLKLTVERAQLKDGMKVLDLGCGWGSISLYVAEKFPKCKVIGVSNSKTQKAFIEARAKERKLKNVTIITQDMNDFTTKEKFDRIISVEMLEHMKNYESLFAKLSKFLVADGKFFVHIFTHKTFAYPFEVIDETDWMAKYFFTGGQMPSDDLFLYFQKDFLIEDHWRVNGTHYAKTSEAWYENLLANKDKIMPILAKTYGESEKTKWFVYWKVFFLACAELWGYKQGEEWFVSHYLFRKR; encoded by the coding sequence ATGAGTATTACTTCCTTACTTGAAAAAGATATTTTCCCTGATTGGTTGATTCGGTTTCGTATTCGTCAACTTTTAGAGCTTCGCATCAAACAAGAAACAAAGCCCAATGCAGAATTGCAACTTTCACATAAGATTGATTATGTGAAAAATTTAAAAAATAGCCCAATTGCCACTCATACAAAGGATGCGAATGAGCAACATTATGAAGTGCCCAGTGAATTTTTTCAATATGTAATGGGCCCTAGAATGAAGTACTCATCTGGGTATTGGCCAAAGGCAGACACGAGTTTTGCGGAATCGGAAGAGGCTATGCTCAAACTGACAGTAGAACGAGCTCAGCTGAAGGATGGTATGAAGGTCTTGGATTTGGGTTGTGGTTGGGGATCTATCTCTCTTTACGTGGCTGAGAAATTTCCAAAATGTAAAGTGATCGGTGTATCCAATTCTAAAACACAAAAAGCATTTATCGAAGCCCGAGCCAAAGAACGTAAATTAAAAAACGTTACCATCATCACCCAAGATATGAACGACTTCACAACCAAGGAAAAGTTCGATCGGATCATTTCCGTTGAAATGCTTGAGCATATGAAAAATTATGAATCTCTTTTCGCCAAACTTTCCAAGTTTCTTGTGGCTGATGGAAAGTTTTTTGTGCATATTTTCACTCATAAAACATTCGCCTATCCTTTCGAGGTCATTGATGAAACGGATTGGATGGCGAAATATTTTTTCACTGGTGGACAGATGCCATCAGATGATTTGTTTTTGTACTTCCAAAAGGATTTTTTAATTGAAGACCATTGGAGGGTAAATGGAACCCATTATGCAAAAACAAGCGAAGCTTGGTATGAAAATCTATTAGCTAACAAAGATAAAATTATGCCTATCCTTGCAAAGACCTATGGCGAGTCCGAAAAAACAAAATGGTTTGTATATTGGAAGGTCTTTTTCCTTGCTTGTGCCGAACTTTGGGGCTACAAGCAAGGTGAGGAGTGGTTTGTGAGCCACTACCTATTCCGAAAGCGATGA
- a CDS encoding DEAD/DEAH box helicase, whose product MIHASTDTVTKFQDFGFKEDLLKGIEEAGFQTPSPIQEKAIPLVLEGKDIIAQAQTGTGKTAAYGLPCLNKIKPEAGMQVLVLTPTRELALQVSDELYKLGKHLGIRTTTIYGGSSYSKQITQVAKGSQVAVATPGRLLDLLKSKELKNFHPSMVILDEADEMLDMGFLEDIESIFQFLPKQRQTLLFSATMPEGIKKLANQYLQHPAHIKIAVTEKQAKNIEQVYYIIEEQERDLAVVRILDYENPFKAIVFTKTKKEADDLKTTLAFKNYSVEALHGDLSQKQRESVLKSLHAGQIKILVATDVAARGLDVKDLSLVINFHLPFDSESYTHRIGRTGRAGKSGKAITLVTTRESRALLRLKNSSGTGLSIGTLPTKKDVQDKRQKDFILKILETEINADAQSVLDKLYDLEEADVVNLKVLSQILEASRVSGPEKIGRSANEWSETPPSRDKKKGRGEKRPSRSDSPRREPSERSERSEAKSSKPGARAKKSAPGAKPGAKGKTHRFRNR is encoded by the coding sequence ATGATTCACGCAAGCACCGATACGGTGACCAAATTCCAAGACTTTGGATTTAAAGAAGATTTACTCAAAGGCATTGAAGAAGCCGGATTCCAAACACCAAGCCCCATCCAAGAAAAAGCCATTCCTCTCGTTTTAGAAGGTAAAGACATTATTGCACAAGCCCAAACCGGGACAGGAAAGACTGCAGCGTATGGACTTCCCTGTTTAAATAAAATTAAGCCTGAAGCAGGGATGCAAGTTCTTGTATTGACACCCACAAGAGAGCTCGCTTTACAAGTATCAGATGAGCTTTATAAACTAGGCAAACACCTTGGGATCAGAACCACTACCATTTATGGTGGTAGTTCCTACTCCAAACAAATCACCCAAGTCGCGAAAGGTTCCCAGGTTGCAGTTGCCACACCTGGAAGACTACTTGACTTACTAAAGTCCAAAGAGTTGAAAAACTTCCATCCGTCCATGGTCATCTTAGATGAAGCCGATGAAATGTTGGATATGGGATTTTTGGAAGATATTGAATCTATCTTTCAATTTTTACCAAAACAAAGACAAACTCTTCTTTTCTCTGCTACAATGCCAGAAGGGATCAAAAAATTAGCGAACCAGTACCTCCAGCACCCAGCGCATATTAAAATTGCTGTGACGGAAAAACAGGCAAAAAATATCGAACAAGTCTACTATATTATCGAAGAACAAGAAAGAGATCTAGCCGTTGTTAGAATTTTGGACTATGAAAATCCGTTTAAGGCTATCGTTTTTACAAAGACAAAAAAGGAAGCGGATGATTTAAAGACCACTCTTGCATTCAAAAATTATTCAGTAGAAGCTTTGCATGGTGATCTTTCTCAAAAACAGAGAGAGTCAGTTCTAAAAAGCCTACATGCAGGCCAAATCAAGATTCTGGTAGCAACGGACGTAGCTGCAAGAGGACTTGATGTCAAAGACCTTTCTTTGGTGATCAATTTTCATCTTCCTTTCGATAGCGAAAGTTATACCCATCGTATAGGTCGAACAGGAAGAGCTGGGAAATCAGGAAAGGCAATCACTCTTGTGACAACGAGAGAGTCAAGAGCCTTACTTCGATTGAAAAATTCTTCAGGAACAGGCCTAAGCATTGGCACACTCCCCACAAAAAAGGACGTGCAGGACAAAAGGCAAAAGGACTTTATCCTGAAGATTCTCGAAACTGAAATCAATGCGGATGCACAGTCTGTTTTGGATAAACTCTATGATCTCGAAGAAGCAGACGTCGTGAACCTTAAAGTATTGAGTCAAATTTTGGAAGCAAGCCGAGTGAGTGGACCCGAAAAAATAGGACGATCGGCCAACGAATGGTCAGAAACCCCACCTAGCAGAGATAAGAAAAAGGGGAGAGGTGAAAAAAGGCCAAGCCGAAGTGATTCTCCGCGACGAGAACCATCAGAGAGATCCGAACGCTCAGAAGCAAAATCTTCGAAACCTGGAGCGCGGGCAAAAAAATCAGCACCAGGCGCAAAACCTGGTGCCAAGGGTAAAACTCATCGCTTTCGGAATAGGTAG
- the msrB gene encoding peptide-methionine (R)-S-oxide reductase MsrB, whose protein sequence is MPRSSEYSVNDISQKFSKPKNLEARLTRLQYEVTQNDETEPAFQNEYWNHHEEGIYVDIVSGEPLFSSRDKFDSGTGWPSFTQPLVKELVIEKSDYSYGMKRVEVRSKIANSHLGHVFDDGPRPTGLRYCINSASIKFIPKDKLKETGYPEFLSEFGLK, encoded by the coding sequence ATGCCAAGATCATCTGAATATTCCGTAAACGATATATCGCAAAAATTTTCGAAACCAAAGAATTTGGAAGCTCGATTGACGAGACTCCAGTACGAGGTGACACAAAATGATGAGACAGAACCAGCCTTCCAAAATGAATACTGGAACCACCACGAAGAAGGTATCTATGTGGATATCGTTTCCGGAGAACCACTCTTTAGCTCTCGAGATAAGTTTGATTCTGGAACAGGCTGGCCAAGTTTCACACAACCTTTGGTAAAAGAGTTGGTTATAGAAAAATCAGACTATAGCTATGGAATGAAACGAGTGGAAGTCAGAAGTAAGATCGCAAACTCACACCTTGGCCATGTTTTTGATGACGGACCTAGGCCAACGGGGTTACGTTATTGCATTAATTCTGCCTCAATCAAATTTATCCCAAAAGATAAACTAAAGGAAACTGGCTATCCAGAGTTTTTATCTGAATTCGGTCTTAAGTAG